In the Desulfobaccales bacterium genome, one interval contains:
- the csm2 gene encoding type III-A CRISPR-associated protein Csm2, with translation MSPDVTQISLWADREKGVLNPLIFSKSARELSRTLAAQKGNKRTQIRKFYDEVLRLDQAAKKENPERWPNVLAQLHLLIPKAAYAQGRDLVSPEFVRFIQNSVEQVKLPQDLSVFANLFEAFMGFYKLDRPKD, from the coding sequence ATGAGTCCGGATGTCACCCAAATTTCCTTGTGGGCAGACCGGGAAAAGGGGGTTTTAAACCCGTTAATCTTCTCCAAGAGCGCCAGGGAGCTCTCCCGAACTTTGGCAGCTCAAAAGGGCAACAAACGCACCCAAATTCGCAAATTTTACGATGAAGTCTTGAGACTGGACCAGGCAGCCAAGAAGGAAAATCCGGAAAGATGGCCGAATGTTCTGGCCCAGCTTCATTTGCTCATCCCCAAGGCGGCCTATGCCCAGGGGCGGGATCTGGTATCCCCTGAATTTGTCAGGTTCATTCAAAATTCAGTGGAGCAAGTGAAACTCCCTCAGGATCTGTCTGTATTTGCCAATCTGTTTGAGGCTTTTATGGGTTTTTATAAACTCGATCGCCCAAAAGATTAA
- the cas10 gene encoding type III-A CRISPR-associated protein Cas10/Csm1 — MCPEGKALDPTLLKVAAAGLLHDVGKIADPEALEVDEAFTRNHADLYQPFHRESGRHTHIHALYTAAFLDRLADLLPPEFQARNWGAGEPLINLAAGHHRPEDSALRWIIAEADRLSSGWERSVGEAPSGESSVSPAEYRLTRLAAILADLRLPDKEGSYLNTTHTNPLGYPLRELSPLAIFPSPLDKARPRDPKEAKEEYVRLFTRFLEQLTQLAHRRENLELWLEHFDSLLLLFTALIPAQRAGQVEAARDVSLYDHARTTAALATALYAYHRRHQSLTVAAIRDSAAKKFLFVNGDFYGIQDFIFSSGGETRRYRAKLLRGRSFAVSLLTELAADLVCRRAGLPFLSVVLQAAGKFTILAPNTDEVRKAVNEADQALNDWLFKVSLGESGLGLATREASPDDLLAGRLVDLWEGISQDLERRKLKRLELERHGGAVPGYLASFRNDLERPLCPLCGKRPSSLQGGEGGEDAFVRQVPSACAICRDHIFLGTNLVKAHRLAVTTLEADLRDQNQCLREPLFGRYQVAFVDGYLTEEARRGRLLKLWDISPPGENLASPVTRKFINGYIPVAREEDLYDDRLQDLEEKPEPGAPKTLGHLAALALSHTEIPGKFQGLEALGVLKADVDNLGLLLTCGLPEAKFTLSRLATVSRQLHFFFCLYLPHLLASTPEFQETYTVFAGGDDLFLLGPWNRVAALARVIRERFTAYVGGNPAVHLSAGLTLEKAHTPVDQLAARGEAALKEAKNAGRDRLNQFGENVPWRHINELAQVKATLHQWLEEGWLTAAMLYRLNEFIRLAAEEKNLVAGRQAHLDDLACLKWRAHLAYFTGRNVARHLKEAARETAVNRVHETLAAWLTSYGGALRIPLWELLYERRRA; from the coding sequence ATGTGTCCAGAAGGAAAAGCCCTGGACCCCACGTTACTCAAGGTTGCCGCGGCCGGCTTGCTGCATGATGTGGGAAAGATTGCCGACCCGGAGGCCCTGGAGGTGGATGAGGCCTTCACGCGCAATCACGCCGATCTTTACCAGCCCTTTCACCGGGAGAGCGGCAGACACACTCACATTCATGCTCTTTATACAGCCGCTTTTTTGGACCGCCTGGCCGATCTGCTGCCGCCGGAATTCCAGGCTCGGAACTGGGGCGCAGGGGAGCCCCTCATTAATCTGGCCGCCGGCCATCATCGCCCGGAAGACAGCGCGCTGCGCTGGATTATCGCCGAAGCGGACCGCCTCTCCAGCGGCTGGGAGCGCTCCGTCGGGGAGGCTCCATCAGGAGAAAGTTCGGTTTCCCCGGCCGAATATCGCCTGACCCGTTTGGCTGCTATCTTGGCCGATCTGAGGCTCCCGGACAAAGAGGGGTCTTATTTGAACACTACCCACACAAATCCCCTGGGCTATCCCTTGAGGGAGCTCTCGCCCCTGGCCATTTTCCCCAGCCCTTTGGATAAGGCCAGGCCTCGGGACCCCAAAGAGGCCAAGGAGGAGTATGTCCGGCTTTTCACCCGGTTCCTGGAGCAACTGACACAACTGGCCCACAGACGGGAAAACCTGGAGCTCTGGCTGGAACACTTTGACAGTCTGCTTCTTTTATTCACTGCTTTGATTCCGGCCCAACGGGCAGGTCAGGTGGAGGCGGCCCGGGATGTCTCCCTGTATGATCACGCCCGCACCACCGCCGCCTTGGCCACGGCTCTCTATGCCTATCATCGACGTCACCAGAGCCTGACCGTGGCTGCCATTCGGGACTCGGCTGCCAAGAAATTTCTTTTTGTAAACGGCGACTTCTATGGCATCCAGGATTTCATCTTCAGCTCCGGTGGCGAGACCCGGCGTTATCGGGCCAAGCTCCTCCGGGGACGTTCCTTTGCAGTCTCCCTGCTGACGGAGCTGGCCGCTGACCTGGTGTGCCGCCGGGCGGGTTTGCCTTTTCTGTCGGTGGTGCTGCAGGCGGCCGGCAAGTTCACTATCCTGGCTCCCAACACCGACGAGGTCCGCAAGGCCGTCAATGAGGCCGACCAAGCTCTCAATGACTGGCTCTTTAAGGTCTCGCTGGGGGAAAGCGGCCTGGGCCTGGCAACCCGGGAGGCTTCCCCCGACGATCTTTTGGCCGGAAGGCTGGTGGACCTATGGGAGGGCATCAGCCAGGACCTGGAGCGCCGTAAACTGAAGCGCCTCGAGCTTGAACGTCACGGCGGGGCGGTGCCGGGCTATCTGGCCAGCTTTCGCAACGATCTCGAACGGCCTCTCTGTCCGCTGTGCGGCAAACGGCCCTCTTCCCTTCAGGGCGGCGAAGGGGGTGAGGATGCCTTTGTGCGGCAGGTGCCCTCAGCCTGCGCCATTTGCCGGGACCACATCTTTCTGGGCACCAACCTGGTCAAAGCCCACCGCTTGGCCGTCACCACTCTGGAAGCGGACCTTCGGGACCAAAACCAATGTTTGAGGGAGCCCCTCTTTGGCCGCTACCAGGTGGCCTTTGTCGATGGCTATCTCACTGAAGAGGCCCGCCGGGGGCGTCTCCTGAAGCTGTGGGACATTTCCCCTCCAGGTGAGAACCTGGCCTCTCCGGTGACCCGGAAATTCATCAACGGCTATATTCCGGTGGCCCGGGAAGAAGATCTTTATGATGACCGGCTTCAGGATCTGGAGGAAAAGCCGGAACCGGGAGCCCCCAAGACCCTGGGGCATCTTGCCGCCCTGGCTCTGTCGCATACCGAGATCCCTGGAAAGTTTCAAGGGCTGGAAGCGCTGGGGGTTCTCAAGGCCGACGTCGATAATCTTGGATTGCTTTTGACCTGTGGCCTTCCCGAGGCCAAATTCACCCTGTCGCGGCTGGCCACGGTCAGCCGGCAGCTGCACTTCTTCTTCTGTCTTTACCTCCCCCATCTGCTGGCCTCCACCCCAGAGTTTCAGGAGACCTACACGGTCTTTGCCGGGGGAGACGATCTCTTTCTTTTGGGGCCCTGGAACCGGGTGGCGGCCTTGGCCCGGGTGATTCGGGAGCGTTTCACGGCTTATGTGGGCGGCAACCCGGCAGTCCACCTGTCCGCCGGCCTGACCCTCGAAAAAGCGCACACCCCGGTGGACCAGTTGGCCGCCAGGGGTGAGGCGGCGCTCAAAGAGGCCAAGAATGCCGGGAGGGACCGGCTTAATCAATTTGGGGAAAACGTTCCCTGGCGCCACATAAACGAGTTGGCCCAGGTCAAAGCCACCCTGCATCAATGGCTGGAGGAGGGCTGGCTCACTGCCGCCATGCTCTACCGGCTCAATGAGTTTATCCGCTTGGCGGCGGAGGAGAAAAACCTCGTGGCCGGCCGACAGGCTCATCTGGATGACCTAGCCTGCCTGAAGTGGCGGGCCCATCTGGCCTATTTCACCGGCAGAAACGTCGCCCGGCACCTCAAGGAGGCCGCCCGGGAGACAGCCGTCAATAGAGTGCACGAAACTCTGGCCGCCTGGCTTACCAGCTATGGCGGCGCCCTGCGCATCCCCTTATGGGAACTGCTGTATGAAAGGAGGAGGGCATGA
- the csm3 gene encoding type III-A CRISPR-associated RAMP protein Csm3, which yields MQLVDIKEITGTLIVKTGLRIGAGDTEMRIGGLDNPIIKHPHTLEPYIPGSSLKGKVRSLLEMKSGLMGKTKGEPLKIKDLWGLEGEQRAFARRILKLFGAGGAEAEQIGEQEIGPTRVSFADCPLEEAWREKALREGLSFTEVKSENAINRIEGVAQHPRFMERVPADTRFTFRVTLKELDIDREDNLEGLLLEGLKLLTLDALGGCGSRGYGRIELVFDNPAIKAKFDETLPFPATGS from the coding sequence ATGCAACTTGTCGATATCAAGGAAATCACCGGCACCCTCATCGTCAAAACCGGCCTGCGCATTGGCGCCGGCGACACTGAGATGCGCATCGGGGGCTTAGACAATCCCATCATCAAGCATCCCCATACCCTGGAGCCTTATATCCCCGGCTCCTCCCTCAAGGGCAAGGTGCGGAGCCTCCTGGAAATGAAAAGCGGCCTGATGGGAAAAACCAAAGGTGAACCCCTCAAAATTAAGGACCTATGGGGGCTGGAAGGAGAGCAGAGGGCTTTCGCCAGACGGATTCTCAAACTTTTCGGGGCCGGTGGTGCCGAGGCGGAGCAGATCGGGGAACAGGAAATCGGCCCCACCCGCGTCTCCTTTGCGGATTGCCCCCTGGAAGAGGCCTGGCGGGAGAAGGCCCTGCGGGAGGGTCTGAGCTTTACCGAGGTCAAATCGGAAAACGCCATCAACCGTATCGAAGGGGTGGCCCAGCATCCCCGCTTCATGGAGCGGGTGCCGGCCGACACCCGCTTCACTTTCCGGGTGACCTTGAAAGAACTGGATATCGACCGGGAGGACAATCTGGAGGGTCTGCTGCTGGAAGGCCTGAAGCTCCTCACTCTGGACGCCTTGGGGGGTTGCGGCAGCCGGGGCTATGGCCGCATCGAGCTGGTATTTGATAACCCGGCCATCAAGGCCAAGTTCGATGAAACCCTGCCTTTTCCCGCCACAGGGTCATGA